One segment of Bacillus alkalisoli DNA contains the following:
- a CDS encoding GNAT family N-acetyltransferase — protein MKDNIIFRDASMEDLPMIVEIYNATIPSRMVTADTEAVSISDRVEWFNEHNPDKRPLWVVEYLGKVCGWVSFQSFYGRPAYNGTAEVSIYLHKEFRGKGLGKITLNKVIEECPNFEIDTLLGFVFAHNEPSIKLFSSIGFEKWAHLPEVAKLDGMKRDLVILGKKIS, from the coding sequence ATGAAAGACAATATTATATTTAGAGATGCAAGTATGGAAGATTTACCAATGATAGTGGAGATTTATAATGCCACTATTCCAAGCAGAATGGTAACTGCTGATACGGAAGCTGTATCTATAAGCGATAGGGTAGAGTGGTTTAACGAACATAATCCTGATAAAAGACCTTTGTGGGTTGTAGAGTATTTGGGTAAAGTTTGCGGGTGGGTAAGTTTTCAATCTTTCTATGGAAGACCTGCCTATAATGGAACTGCCGAAGTATCTATTTATTTACATAAAGAATTTAGAGGTAAAGGACTTGGAAAAATAACATTAAACAAAGTGATAGAGGAATGTCCTAATTTTGAAATTGATACTTTGCTTGGCTTTGTTTTTGCACATAATGAGCCCAGTATTAAACTTTTTTCAAGCATTGGTTTTGAAAAATGGGCTCATCTACCAGAAGTCGCTAAATTGGATGGAATGAAGAGAGATTTGGTTATTCTCGGGAAAAAGATTTCTTGA
- a CDS encoding M14 family zinc carboxypeptidase yields the protein MKKIYKKMLALSLTGVMAFGALTSVGLPAGAVGNGPNYNGNESIQTSILTTYEELVDYLHKQAEKQDALELEVIGQTVKGRDIYMAKYITNEENPTILFLTQQHGNEQLTTEGALEFIKHLGTGKTKSVLDGVNILVIPMLNADGAMGDVNFSTDRYIAAGDRHLTRANANNYDLNREHDKQVELMQPEARVLHENVLAKYNIDYLIDLHHQGTQSERDGKYVSGSILYPTNPNVNPEIVEQSKKLGAVVFHEIESKGWGHLGKYNGGSGANIGRNGIALRYDIATLLFEMRGMSDHTNPSAVLGQKSNGYLIRQTVNTLDATVKAIANGSIQTVDTSFWDTLPFQTTRQGEESDE from the coding sequence ATGAAAAAAATTTACAAAAAAATGTTAGCGTTATCATTAACAGGTGTGATGGCATTTGGCGCATTAACGTCAGTTGGTTTACCTGCTGGGGCGGTTGGAAATGGGCCGAATTATAATGGAAATGAATCTATTCAAACATCGATTTTGACTACTTATGAAGAACTAGTAGACTACTTACATAAACAGGCAGAAAAACAAGATGCGTTAGAATTAGAAGTAATTGGTCAAACGGTAAAAGGCCGTGACATTTACATGGCGAAATATATTACAAATGAAGAAAACCCAACTATTCTCTTCTTAACACAACAACACGGCAATGAACAGTTAACAACCGAAGGGGCATTAGAATTTATTAAACATTTAGGTACTGGAAAAACAAAATCAGTACTTGATGGAGTAAATATTCTCGTCATTCCAATGTTAAATGCTGATGGTGCAATGGGGGATGTGAATTTTTCTACGGATCGATATATCGCAGCTGGTGATCGTCATTTAACGCGGGCGAATGCGAATAATTATGATTTGAACCGTGAACACGACAAGCAGGTAGAACTCATGCAACCAGAAGCGAGAGTATTACATGAGAATGTACTAGCAAAATATAACATTGATTATTTAATTGATTTACATCATCAAGGAACACAAAGTGAACGTGATGGCAAATATGTATCAGGTTCCATTTTATACCCGACAAATCCTAATGTGAACCCGGAAATAGTAGAACAATCAAAGAAACTTGGTGCAGTTGTCTTCCATGAGATTGAATCTAAAGGGTGGGGGCATCTTGGAAAATATAACGGAGGTTCTGGTGCTAACATTGGCCGTAACGGAATTGCGTTAAGATATGATATTGCTACATTGTTGTTCGAAATGCGAGGTATGTCCGACCATACGAACCCTTCTGCCGTCCTTGGTCAAAAAAGTAACGGTTATTTAATTCGACAAACGGTAAACACACTTGATGCAACTGTTAAAGCAATTGCAAATGGTTCCATTCAAACAGTAGATACAAGCTTCTGGGATACACTTCCATTTCAAACAACTCGTCAAGGGGAAGAATCCGACGAATAA
- a CDS encoding putative holin-like toxin → MTTFQALVLMIAFASLVVSIVKDKK, encoded by the coding sequence ATGACAACTTTTCAAGCATTAGTGCTTATGATTGCATTTGCTAGCTTAGTTGTATCAATCGTTAAAGACAAAAAATAA
- a CDS encoding DUF6199 family natural product biosynthesis protein produces the protein MIIYKQLIVLLFIFLFIPITAVAESDSRVVVIDGQEFTVTASVSSIGYGYTVLAPDGTKYSYNCNTVGTNMSTCSGKFIGENDFTMEEDRIMMERMDKAISEYELTYGVPREEKSKSSSGNFFTGLLAIAVGAFLTFAPRSAWYLEIGWKLKDSEPSEAAILINVFGGIILGIVGIVMMFT, from the coding sequence ATGATAATTTATAAACAACTTATCGTTCTTCTTTTTATTTTTCTTTTCATACCAATTACCGCAGTTGCTGAGAGTGATAGTCGTGTTGTCGTCATTGATGGGCAAGAATTTACAGTAACAGCTAGTGTCTCTAGCATAGGCTATGGTTATACCGTTTTGGCTCCAGACGGAACGAAATATAGTTATAATTGCAATACTGTTGGGACGAACATGTCGACTTGCTCTGGTAAGTTTATAGGAGAAAATGATTTTACGATGGAAGAAGATCGAATCATGATGGAGAGAATGGATAAAGCCATTTCGGAATACGAGCTTACATATGGTGTACCACGTGAAGAGAAAAGTAAATCTAGTTCGGGGAACTTTTTTACTGGGCTACTTGCCATCGCAGTCGGAGCATTTTTAACCTTTGCGCCTAGGTCTGCCTGGTACTTAGAAATTGGGTGGAAGCTCAAAGACTCAGAACCTAGTGAAGCCGCTATTTTAATAAATGTTTTTGGTGGAATTATTCTTGGAATTGTTGGGATAGTGATGATGTTTACTTAA
- a CDS encoding HRDC domain-containing protein, which translates to MSFLKNILNIVTENRDIKEPVIYKEFNDKSPFLDGLNHLLNSNDPAVDVKKVTHHLKTFSIGQTGESSVLFELKNSMLPMVILHDVTIEYDNYKAQMDFVIITHKFILVLEVKKLFGNIEVTDKGEFLRVITKNNRIVNKEGMYSPINQVERHVAILEKLLKSKEVIDKCPIRYAVTFANHKTIINMSKNAPQHIKDTIIRHDQIKTFLKSELDKKSPTFMLDKYLYSIADAVKAHALDIPFNREDYLLSVASIKDDNVSTESTIVESELNVKEDLSHLLMAYRSKKAKQLNCKPYYIFNNHTLSELVSLKPTTINQLLEVTGMGHKKTEEFGVDIINIIKNNTALDSNTKTIDMDHLRSDLTQYRTVTAKKLNVKPFYIYTNKTLDCILELLPTNKDELFKVEGIGVKKAEEFGEGILEIVRRFKS; encoded by the coding sequence ATGTCATTTCTTAAAAATATCCTTAACATCGTAACTGAAAATAGAGATATTAAAGAGCCTGTCATTTATAAAGAGTTTAATGACAAGTCTCCTTTTTTAGATGGATTAAATCACTTATTGAATAGTAATGATCCTGCTGTTGACGTTAAGAAGGTCACCCATCATTTAAAGACGTTTTCAATTGGTCAAACTGGTGAATCTAGCGTGTTATTCGAGTTGAAAAACTCCATGCTGCCAATGGTAATACTTCATGATGTCACTATAGAGTATGATAATTACAAGGCGCAAATGGACTTTGTTATCATTACACATAAGTTTATATTGGTTCTTGAAGTGAAGAAATTGTTTGGAAATATTGAAGTGACAGATAAAGGTGAGTTTCTTCGTGTGATTACAAAGAATAATAGAATTGTTAACAAAGAAGGAATGTATAGCCCTATTAATCAAGTAGAAAGACATGTGGCTATTTTAGAAAAGCTTTTGAAATCAAAAGAAGTCATAGACAAATGTCCTATACGATATGCGGTCACATTTGCTAATCATAAAACTATTATAAATATGTCTAAAAATGCACCTCAGCACATCAAAGATACTATTATTCGACATGACCAAATTAAGACATTTCTTAAATCAGAACTAGACAAGAAATCTCCTACCTTTATGTTAGATAAATACCTTTATTCCATCGCTGATGCAGTAAAAGCACACGCATTAGATATACCTTTTAATAGAGAAGATTATCTATTATCTGTCGCTTCAATAAAGGATGATAATGTTTCAACAGAAAGTACAATAGTTGAGAGTGAGTTAAACGTAAAAGAAGACTTATCTCATTTACTAATGGCGTACCGTTCGAAAAAAGCAAAACAATTAAACTGCAAGCCATACTATATTTTCAATAACCATACTTTAAGTGAACTTGTTTCGTTGAAACCTACTACTATTAATCAATTATTAGAAGTAACGGGAATGGGACATAAGAAAACGGAAGAATTTGGTGTGGATATCATAAATATTATTAAAAATAATACCGCTTTAGATTCCAATACGAAAACTATTGATATGGACCATTTACGATCGGATCTAACTCAGTACCGCACGGTTACAGCGAAAAAATTAAACGTAAAACCTTTCTATATATATACGAATAAAACATTAGATTGCATCCTAGAATTGTTACCAACTAATAAGGATGAACTATTTAAAGTCGAAGGTATCGGTGTGAAGAAAGCCGAAGAGTTTGGGGAAGGAATATTAGAGATTGTTAGAAGGTTTAAAAGTTGA
- a CDS encoding PhzF family phenazine biosynthesis protein, whose amino-acid sequence MKYFVVDAFAEKVFEGNPAGVCIMNDWISDELMQKIAIENNLSETAFAVKEEGHYRLRWFTPGGEINLCGHATLATAFIILNYYEKQLDTVKFHTISGELTVNKQDDLYELDFPSVPSEEISVTDQMISALGIVPKETYLNRDLVFVLESEEDVRNISPDFAQLEKLPEGLGVCVTAQGSEFDFVSRGFFPKLKINEDPVTGSLHCSLIPFWAKRLEKRELVARQISSRGGTLYCKYEEARVKMAGKAVLYSVAEITIE is encoded by the coding sequence ATGAAATATTTTGTAGTTGATGCTTTTGCAGAAAAGGTTTTTGAAGGAAATCCAGCAGGAGTATGTATCATGAATGATTGGATTTCAGATGAACTCATGCAGAAAATAGCCATTGAAAATAACCTATCGGAAACAGCTTTTGCAGTAAAAGAAGAAGGCCATTACCGACTTAGATGGTTTACACCTGGAGGAGAGATTAACCTTTGTGGGCATGCCACGCTAGCAACGGCATTTATCATTTTAAATTACTATGAAAAGCAATTGGATACCGTTAAGTTTCATACAATTAGTGGAGAGTTAACTGTAAACAAACAAGATGATTTATATGAACTTGATTTCCCTTCTGTTCCTTCAGAAGAAATTTCTGTTACTGATCAAATGATTAGCGCTTTAGGAATCGTGCCAAAAGAAACGTATTTAAATAGAGACCTTGTTTTTGTACTAGAGTCCGAGGAAGATGTAAGAAACATAAGTCCTGACTTTGCCCAATTAGAAAAATTACCAGAAGGATTGGGTGTTTGCGTTACAGCTCAAGGCAGTGAATTCGATTTTGTTTCCAGAGGCTTTTTCCCTAAGTTAAAGATAAACGAAGATCCAGTAACAGGTTCCTTGCATTGCAGCCTAATTCCTTTTTGGGCAAAAAGATTAGAAAAACGGGAACTAGTTGCAAGACAAATTTCAAGCAGAGGCGGAACCCTTTATTGTAAATATGAAGAAGCACGAGTAAAGATGGCAGGAAAAGCAGTCCTATATTCAGTTGCAGAAATTACGATCGAGTAA
- a CDS encoding undecaprenyl phosphate translocase family protein encodes MLFAIAGFIASTALVLPGLSGALILTILGIYEIATASLMSFDLPIILAIGSGIVLGVLLTSKLIRYLLENYTAETYAAIIGLVSGSIYAIQYNLYSVLGTSTIVVSLITFFVGIAFIITLKQIQNKKFE; translated from the coding sequence ATCCTCTTTGCCATTGCAGGATTTATTGCAAGTACAGCTCTTGTTCTCCCTGGATTAAGCGGTGCTTTAATACTGACTATATTAGGTATATATGAAATAGCCACAGCATCTTTAATGTCGTTTGATTTGCCGATAATTTTAGCGATTGGTTCAGGTATAGTTTTAGGAGTTTTACTAACTAGTAAACTTATTAGATACTTATTAGAAAATTACACGGCAGAAACTTATGCAGCAATAATTGGGTTAGTTAGTGGTTCAATCTATGCGATTCAGTACAATTTATATAGTGTACTTGGCACTTCGACAATCGTAGTGTCATTGATAACATTTTTTGTGGGCATCGCTTTTATAATTACTTTAAAGCAAATTCAGAACAAAAAATTTGAGTAG
- a CDS encoding glycosyl transferase, whose product MNKQAVTYVSLGIIIILISTPLGYNLVNIVYRNKNLTSEYVPILNGFIHSLMLIGILVFSIGIVTFIKDRN is encoded by the coding sequence ATGAACAAACAAGCAGTAACATATGTTTCTTTAGGGATTATCATTATACTTATTAGTACCCCTTTAGGGTACAATTTGGTTAACATCGTGTATCGAAACAAGAATTTAACTAGTGAATATGTACCAATTCTTAATGGATTTATACATTCATTGATGTTAATCGGTATCTTAGTATTTAGCATTGGAATAGTTACTTTCATAAAAGATAGAAATTAA
- a CDS encoding YdcF family protein translates to MSNPFDCITEFIFVENSVSPADVILVPGANHPPLMEKAADLYKQGMAPYILPSGGYKQHVGTTEWEYLRKIGMENGIPEEAILKEDKAQHTLENARLSLEVLHRKSIVPRKAIVVCKAGHARRSLLCYQAEFPIDCEFFVSPCVDRYGITKENWFLSEVGIKRVMDEVKKIGTYFGEIIPSWTK, encoded by the coding sequence ATGTCTAATCCGTTTGATTGTATTACTGAATTTATTTTTGTGGAAAACTCAGTTTCTCCAGCAGATGTAATATTGGTTCCTGGTGCAAATCATCCTCCATTAATGGAGAAGGCTGCAGACTTGTATAAGCAAGGAATGGCTCCTTATATACTTCCTTCTGGCGGATATAAACAGCATGTCGGAACCACTGAGTGGGAGTATTTACGAAAAATTGGTATGGAAAATGGAATACCTGAAGAAGCAATTTTAAAAGAAGATAAGGCACAACATACATTAGAAAATGCTCGTTTATCGTTAGAAGTTCTTCATAGGAAGAGTATAGTTCCGAGAAAAGCGATTGTGGTTTGTAAAGCAGGGCATGCTCGCCGTTCACTATTATGCTATCAGGCTGAATTTCCAATAGATTGTGAGTTCTTCGTTTCACCTTGTGTTGATAGATATGGAATAACAAAGGAAAACTGGTTTCTATCAGAAGTAGGCATTAAACGTGTAATGGATGAAGTTAAGAAAATTGGTACATATTTCGGTGAAATAATTCCTAGTTGGACTAAATAA
- a CDS encoding GNAT family N-acetyltransferase yields MEFKVYDNAHDFEKKIESFLLEKEDVFSLFYGVLQAIKAGNYENPFMATIEEDGSVLAFLQMTPPHPLNLIFVDENRLEEIIDFFIRNIVELEIDFRSIISLKEWAYKVAKKWEVKTGKAHQLLMDQGLYRLNTVNETLVHSPGSWRYAEECDSALIEKWYNSFEKDARLPISPIEQVKKRVAMFLKEQEVFVWEDKGKIVSMMKKSRPTKNGVTVSLVFTPKEERKKGFARTLVTAVSRELLKDFNFCVLYTDMMNPTSNKIYKEIGYERIADSVHLGFDKGE; encoded by the coding sequence ATGGAATTTAAAGTTTATGATAATGCTCATGATTTTGAGAAGAAGATAGAGTCTTTTTTATTGGAAAAGGAAGATGTATTCAGTCTTTTTTACGGTGTACTGCAAGCGATTAAAGCTGGTAATTATGAGAATCCATTTATGGCGACAATCGAGGAAGATGGAAGTGTGTTAGCCTTTCTCCAAATGACACCCCCGCATCCGTTAAATCTTATTTTTGTCGATGAAAACCGTTTAGAAGAAATAATAGATTTCTTCATAAGAAATATAGTCGAACTTGAAATTGACTTTCGTTCAATTATCAGTCTGAAAGAGTGGGCATACAAAGTCGCGAAGAAGTGGGAAGTTAAAACCGGTAAGGCTCATCAACTCCTTATGGACCAGGGTTTGTACCGTTTAAATACGGTGAATGAAACGCTTGTACATAGTCCCGGTTCATGGCGTTATGCGGAAGAATGTGATTCTGCACTTATCGAGAAGTGGTACAACTCATTTGAAAAGGATGCCAGACTGCCGATCTCGCCAATTGAACAAGTGAAAAAACGTGTTGCAATGTTTCTAAAGGAACAAGAGGTCTTTGTTTGGGAGGATAAAGGAAAGATCGTATCTATGATGAAGAAGTCACGTCCTACAAAGAACGGTGTAACCGTTAGTTTAGTGTTTACGCCAAAAGAAGAACGCAAAAAAGGATTTGCTCGGACGCTTGTTACAGCGGTATCAAGAGAACTACTTAAAGACTTCAACTTTTGCGTTTTGTACACAGATATGATGAATCCGACATCAAATAAGATCTATAAGGAAATTGGCTATGAAAGGATTGCAGACTCTGTTCATCTCGGTTTTGATAAAGGCGAATAA
- a CDS encoding competence protein ComK, with product MDIITEYKINPQTIAMLPNFHPIYQTKIIEEESIYVTEERIDSILNRNCLEYGASITGRREAIIHKTNYVQKTPILISETLKLIIFPTHSPENMNCAWFMYHQIKRVTPIDKNRCEIVMHNTTKLEAQVSYQALLQQIHKSAVIFSLFCTEQTINFSFEVKGRNKMPTR from the coding sequence ATGGACATTATCACGGAATACAAGATCAATCCACAAACGATTGCAATGCTACCAAACTTTCATCCAATCTACCAGACGAAAATCATCGAGGAAGAAAGTATTTATGTTACAGAGGAAAGAATAGACTCCATTCTAAACAGAAACTGTTTAGAATACGGTGCATCTATTACAGGTAGAAGAGAAGCAATTATTCACAAAACTAACTACGTACAAAAAACACCAATCTTAATCTCTGAAACACTTAAATTAATCATTTTCCCAACACACTCCCCAGAAAACATGAACTGTGCATGGTTCATGTATCATCAAATAAAGCGGGTAACACCAATAGATAAAAATCGCTGTGAAATCGTCATGCATAACACGACAAAACTTGAGGCTCAAGTTTCCTACCAAGCACTGCTACAACAAATCCATAAATCAGCTGTGATTTTCTCGCTATTTTGTACCGAACAGACAATCAACTTTTCCTTCGAGGTGAAGGGAAGAAATAAGATGCCTACTAGATAA